Proteins from a genomic interval of Streptomyces sp. Tu6071:
- a CDS encoding GNAT family N-acetyltransferase: MSPYVRPYRAADHEALADICVRTAHLGGDARPHYRDPSVLPVLFAHPYAAFEPELCFVLDDGGRAVGYVLGTADTDRFVGRFRTEWLPRHADRYPLPGGPAADSDDVMAGLLHDPERMRVPALEDYPAHLHIDLLPSFQRQGHGRRLMSAHLHALAARGVPRVHLGMVTANTPARAFYDRLGFQEIPVPDAGELTYLGRGTGEGL; encoded by the coding sequence ATGTCCCCGTACGTACGGCCCTACCGCGCCGCCGACCACGAGGCGCTCGCCGACATCTGCGTGCGCACCGCGCACCTCGGCGGCGACGCCCGCCCGCACTACCGCGACCCCTCCGTCCTGCCCGTGCTCTTCGCGCACCCGTACGCGGCCTTCGAACCGGAGCTGTGCTTCGTCCTCGACGACGGCGGGCGCGCGGTGGGGTACGTGCTCGGCACAGCGGACACGGACCGCTTCGTCGGCCGCTTCCGCACGGAGTGGCTGCCGCGCCACGCCGACCGCTACCCGCTCCCCGGCGGCCCCGCGGCCGACAGCGACGACGTCATGGCGGGGCTCCTCCACGACCCCGAGCGGATGCGCGTCCCGGCCCTCGAGGACTACCCCGCGCACCTCCACATCGACCTGCTCCCGTCCTTCCAGCGCCAAGGCCACGGAAGACGCCTGATGAGCGCCCACCTCCACGCCCTCGCCGCCCGGGGAGTCCCCCGCGTCCACCTCGGCATGGTCACCGCCAACACCCCGGCCCGCGCCTTCTACGACCGCTTGGGCTTCCAAGAGATACCCGTCCCGGACGCGGGGGAGCTGACGTATCTGGGGCGGGGGACGGGGGAGGGGCTGTAG
- a CDS encoding chitinase, with product MERAPSSTTGRPGRTRPSPRSRLRRLLGTGALVSATALLLSGLVAGTAQAADVNNAQNPGFESGLSGWTCSNGSGEAVGSPVHAGSTALKAAPSASDTGQCSQTVKVKPNATYTLSAYVQGSYVYLGASGTGTTDVSTWTPGASGWSQLKTTFTTGASTTSVQVYLHGWYGQPAYYADDVSVLGPDGGGGGGTTPSVPGAPGGLKAGAAAATSVPLSWNAVTNATSYNVYRDGAKVQSVTGASATVTGLTAATTYSFQVTAVNAAGESPKSAAVSATTTSGGNPGGGGSVPKHAVTGYWQNFDNGATVQTLAQVPAQYDIIAVAFADATTTPGAVSFTLDSAGLKGYTVDQFKADIKAKQAAGKKVVISVGGQNGTVSVSDTTSATNFANSLWSLMQTYGFDGVDIDLENGVNSTYMSQALRSLSAKAGSSLVLTMAPQTIDMQSTSAEYFKTALNVKDILTVVNMQYYNSGSMLGCDGKVYSQGTVDFLTALACIQLQGGLAPSQVGLGLPASTRGAGGGYVAPSVVNNALDCLSKGTNCGSFKPSTTYPALRGAMTWSTNWDATAGNAWSNAVGPHVHAMP from the coding sequence GTGGAACGCGCCCCCTCTTCGACGACCGGCAGACCCGGCCGCACCCGCCCCTCCCCCCGCTCCCGCCTGCGCCGGCTCCTCGGTACGGGCGCCCTCGTGTCCGCGACCGCGCTGCTCCTGAGCGGCCTCGTCGCGGGGACCGCACAGGCCGCCGACGTCAACAACGCGCAGAACCCCGGCTTCGAGTCGGGGCTCTCGGGGTGGACCTGTAGCAACGGCAGTGGTGAGGCGGTGGGTTCGCCGGTCCACGCGGGCAGCACCGCACTGAAGGCGGCCCCGTCGGCGTCCGACACGGGCCAGTGCTCCCAGACCGTCAAGGTCAAGCCGAACGCCACCTACACGCTCAGCGCGTACGTGCAGGGCTCGTACGTGTACCTCGGAGCGAGCGGCACCGGCACGACGGACGTGTCCACCTGGACCCCCGGCGCCTCCGGCTGGTCGCAGCTGAAGACCACCTTCACGACCGGCGCGAGCACCACCTCGGTCCAGGTCTACCTGCACGGCTGGTACGGGCAGCCCGCGTACTACGCCGACGACGTCTCCGTGCTCGGCCCCGACGGGGGCGGCGGCGGGGGCACCACGCCGAGCGTCCCGGGGGCGCCCGGCGGCCTCAAGGCGGGCGCGGCGGCGGCGACCTCGGTCCCGCTGAGCTGGAACGCCGTCACGAACGCGACGAGCTACAACGTGTACCGCGACGGCGCCAAGGTGCAGTCGGTGACCGGCGCCTCGGCGACCGTCACCGGCCTGACCGCGGCCACGACGTACAGCTTCCAGGTCACGGCCGTCAACGCGGCGGGCGAGTCCCCGAAGTCGGCAGCGGTCTCGGCGACCACGACCTCGGGCGGCAACCCCGGGGGCGGCGGCTCCGTCCCGAAGCACGCCGTGACCGGCTACTGGCAGAACTTCGACAACGGCGCGACCGTGCAGACGCTCGCCCAGGTCCCGGCGCAGTACGACATCATCGCCGTCGCCTTCGCCGACGCCACCACCACGCCGGGCGCCGTGTCCTTCACGCTCGACTCGGCGGGCCTGAAGGGCTACACCGTCGACCAGTTCAAGGCCGACATCAAGGCGAAGCAGGCGGCGGGCAAGAAGGTCGTCATCTCGGTCGGCGGCCAGAACGGCACGGTGTCCGTCTCCGACACCACCTCCGCGACGAACTTCGCCAACTCGCTGTGGTCCCTCATGCAGACCTACGGCTTCGACGGTGTCGACATCGACCTGGAGAACGGCGTCAACTCCACCTACATGTCGCAGGCCCTGCGCTCCCTGTCCGCGAAGGCGGGCAGCTCGCTCGTCCTCACGATGGCGCCGCAGACGATCGACATGCAGTCCACCTCGGCCGAGTACTTCAAGACGGCGCTCAACGTGAAGGACATCCTCACGGTCGTCAACATGCAGTACTACAACAGTGGTTCGATGCTCGGCTGCGACGGCAAGGTCTACAGCCAGGGCACGGTGGACTTCCTCACCGCGCTCGCCTGCATCCAGCTCCAGGGCGGCCTCGCCCCCTCGCAGGTCGGCCTCGGCCTCCCGGCCTCGACGCGCGGAGCGGGCGGCGGCTACGTGGCGCCGAGCGTCGTGAACAACGCGCTCGACTGTCTCTCGAAGGGCACCAACTGCGGTTCCTTCAAGCCCTCCACGACGTACCCGGCGCTGCGCGGCGCGATGACCTGGTCCACGAACTGGGACGCGACGGCGGGCAACGCCTGGAGCAACGCGGTCGGTCCGCACGTGCACGCGATGCCCTGA
- a CDS encoding glycoside hydrolase family 71/99-like protein, with protein sequence MSISRRSFLLTGAAVAAAAGTGFAASQAGAAPAPQAGPAASPAGDVVGKVTVGYQGWFAAPGDGAPINGWWHWSPDMSKAPAPGANSAKSWPDVSEYTRTYPTAMPDLNGGGKAALFSSWDQQTVDTHFRWMREYGIDTAALQRFNPFGSEGPTRDGMAQKVRQAAEANGRKFYVMYDVTNWNGMREQVKQDWTEKMSAHTSSSAYAHQNGRPVVCVWGFGFSDDARPFGAEECLDVVNWLKAQGCYVIGGVPTHWRTESEDSRPGFSEVYHAFDMISPWMVGRIGSVADADNFYANVNTPDQAECDAHGIDYQPCVLPGDLQDGQRAHGDFMWRQFYNMKRVGVQGIYISMFDEYNEANQIAKTAASAADVPSGSGIKALDEDGTACSSDYYLRLTGDGGKLLRGQIPLTETRPTRPVV encoded by the coding sequence ATGAGCATCTCCCGTCGTTCCTTTCTCCTGACCGGCGCCGCCGTCGCCGCGGCGGCCGGGACCGGCTTCGCCGCGAGCCAGGCAGGGGCGGCCCCCGCGCCGCAGGCAGGACCCGCCGCCTCCCCCGCCGGCGACGTCGTCGGCAAGGTCACCGTCGGCTACCAGGGCTGGTTCGCCGCTCCGGGCGACGGCGCCCCCATCAACGGGTGGTGGCACTGGAGCCCCGACATGAGCAAGGCCCCGGCCCCGGGCGCGAACAGCGCGAAGTCCTGGCCGGACGTCTCCGAGTACACGCGCACGTACCCGACCGCGATGCCGGACCTGAACGGCGGCGGCAAGGCCGCTCTGTTCTCGTCCTGGGACCAGCAGACCGTGGACACGCACTTCCGGTGGATGCGCGAGTACGGCATCGACACCGCCGCGCTCCAGCGCTTCAACCCCTTCGGCTCCGAGGGCCCCACGCGCGACGGCATGGCGCAGAAGGTGCGGCAGGCCGCCGAGGCCAACGGCCGCAAGTTCTACGTCATGTACGACGTGACGAACTGGAACGGCATGCGCGAGCAGGTCAAGCAGGACTGGACCGAGAAGATGAGCGCGCACACCTCCTCCTCGGCGTACGCGCACCAGAACGGCAGGCCCGTGGTGTGCGTGTGGGGCTTCGGCTTCAGCGACGACGCCCGCCCCTTCGGCGCCGAGGAGTGCCTCGACGTCGTGAACTGGTTGAAGGCGCAGGGCTGTTACGTGATCGGCGGGGTGCCGACGCACTGGCGCACCGAGAGCGAGGACTCCCGTCCCGGGTTCTCCGAGGTGTACCACGCCTTCGACATGATCTCGCCGTGGATGGTCGGCCGGATCGGCTCCGTCGCCGACGCCGACAACTTCTACGCCAACGTCAACACCCCCGACCAGGCGGAGTGCGACGCGCACGGCATCGACTACCAGCCGTGCGTGCTGCCCGGGGACCTCCAGGACGGGCAGCGGGCGCACGGGGACTTCATGTGGCGCCAGTTCTACAACATGAAGCGCGTCGGGGTGCAGGGCATCTACATCTCGATGTTCGACGAGTACAACGAGGCGAACCAGATCGCGAAGACCGCCGCGAGCGCGGCCGACGTGCCCTCGGGCTCCGGGATCAAGGCGCTCGACGAGGACGGCACGGCCTGCTCCTCGGACTACTACCTGCGCCTGACGGGTGACGGCGGCAAGCTCCTGCGCGGCCAGATCCCGCTGACCGAGACGCGGCCGACGCGACCGGTGGTGTGA
- a CDS encoding DUF742 domain-containing protein, protein MSAPAALRPYVITRGRARAAYGIALEALLTTRQAPRPLHLNPEERTLLDLCARPTALAEAAARLGLPLGLTRVLASDLVVQGLLTVSESVPPEVRLLRDVLAGLRRMT, encoded by the coding sequence GTGAGCGCCCCGGCGGCGCTGCGCCCGTACGTCATCACGCGCGGGCGCGCGCGGGCCGCGTACGGAATCGCCCTCGAAGCCCTCCTGACGACCCGCCAGGCCCCGCGCCCCCTCCACCTCAACCCGGAGGAGCGCACCCTCCTCGACCTGTGCGCCCGCCCCACGGCCCTCGCCGAGGCCGCCGCCCGCCTCGGCCTCCCGCTCGGCCTGACCCGCGTCCTCGCCTCGGACCTCGTCGTCCAGGGCCTGCTGACGGTGAGCGAGAGCGTGCCCCCGGAGGTTCGGCTGCTGCGGGACGTCCTCGCGGGGCTGCGGCGGATGACGTGA